In a single window of the Leptospiraceae bacterium genome:
- a CDS encoding response regulator, which yields MLFLSNIRLFADQTTESRILFQNESDLLVVGKQTYFLEDKEGKLSIEDILKPEMQSQFQLNQNTVFTKRPTSSAYWLKLLLENQSGKEAWLELGSTFLWTIDYYANRNGKYELVTETGSIRPDANKAYPSNLFWLPLGNQKEQQIVYIRIYTQRPIAVPIQVGSIRTLGQNKTTQDFLIASFIGLMLGMFIYNLFLLSVTKDITYLWYAIYVFFTTPAITYISNYPFLKFAFNPEIYSFLNTHPYVWVNLSFVFSGIFAIYFLNLTLRKKYKILVQVMSIYSMLIISVLDGFSIVPHFKLVIPYQILSILEIFTIFFMSLYLAFKENKNNALFYILAWIWILFGLAFYFLTMNNIIEYAFLTRNSLLIGVAMESLMFSLALGDRINIMRDENLHLVKSQKEILEMKVEEKTKELIADISKRKEVEKILLDFKFALDNHTIVAITDVSGKIIYANEQFCAITKYSREELIGKDHRIINSAYHPKEFFQTLWETIKNKKVWKGTFRNKAKDGSFYWVQSTIVPFLNTDGNITQYLSIRTDITEQKLAEEEVVKAKDAAEAANKAKSEFLANMSHEIRTPLNAIVGFSTILQEKLEGNKVFTDYLINIIQSSNVLLNLINDILDISKVEAGRLVVNPQPINLTTLMKEVQSIFLMKATEKGIDITFTISQNTPKRILIDEKYLRQILFNLIGNAVKFTHKGSVEINIKTFDDPEDTSKITLHLSVTDTGIGIPKEELNRIFEPFTQVANQNYTLYGGTGLGLTITQRLVEILGGNISLESEYQKGTTFIVSLFNIPVGTLNFEEETKQNKSWLKEIQFKNPLIIIAEDISINRKLLKDYLKPSNVTIIEAENGEECISIARKNRPDIILMDMQMPIMDGYTASNIIKLDNDLKDIPIIAITASGSQLNKEKFNSIVNDFLLKPVFKFDLLELLIKYLPYERITEKNGDVIDNSLISISSEEILPKEDKTELLQSFMPQILRIQKSLILDELTEFVNRLETFADNKNNSKLKEFCSRLNISIETFNVEDIYKILGQLTIYLGKE from the coding sequence TTGTTATTTCTATCAAACATCCGTTTATTCGCTGACCAAACAACTGAATCTAGGATTTTATTTCAAAATGAATCAGACCTACTCGTAGTAGGAAAACAAACTTATTTTTTAGAAGACAAAGAAGGAAAACTCTCAATCGAAGACATTTTGAAACCAGAAATGCAAAGCCAGTTCCAACTAAATCAAAATACTGTCTTCACGAAAAGACCAACGTCCAGTGCCTACTGGTTAAAACTCTTACTCGAAAATCAATCAGGAAAAGAAGCATGGCTAGAACTAGGAAGCACCTTTTTATGGACTATTGATTATTATGCAAATCGTAACGGCAAATATGAATTAGTCACAGAAACGGGATCCATACGTCCTGATGCAAACAAAGCATATCCGAGTAATTTATTTTGGCTGCCTTTGGGAAATCAAAAAGAGCAGCAAATCGTATATATCCGCATTTATACCCAAAGACCGATTGCAGTTCCGATTCAAGTCGGAAGCATTCGAACTTTAGGACAGAATAAAACAACGCAAGATTTTTTAATTGCCAGTTTCATTGGACTCATGTTAGGCATGTTTATATACAATCTATTTCTGCTTTCTGTTACAAAGGACATTACCTATCTATGGTATGCCATTTATGTATTTTTCACTACTCCTGCCATCACCTACATCAGCAATTACCCGTTCTTGAAATTTGCATTTAATCCAGAAATATACTCCTTTCTAAACACTCATCCCTATGTTTGGGTCAATTTAAGCTTTGTATTTAGTGGTATTTTTGCGATTTATTTTTTAAACCTAACGCTAAGAAAAAAATATAAAATCTTAGTTCAAGTTATGAGCATATACTCAATGCTCATTATCAGCGTTCTAGATGGTTTTTCTATAGTGCCTCATTTCAAACTGGTAATTCCATATCAGATTCTAAGTATATTGGAAATATTTACAATTTTTTTTATGAGCCTTTATTTAGCCTTTAAAGAAAATAAAAATAATGCCCTTTTTTACATTCTTGCGTGGATATGGATTTTATTTGGATTAGCATTCTACTTCCTGACTATGAATAATATAATTGAATATGCATTCCTAACTCGAAACTCTCTACTAATTGGTGTTGCAATGGAGTCATTGATGTTCTCTCTTGCGTTAGGCGATAGAATCAATATTATGCGAGACGAAAATTTACATCTAGTAAAATCACAAAAAGAAATATTAGAAATGAAAGTAGAAGAAAAAACAAAAGAACTCATTGCAGATATTTCAAAACGGAAAGAAGTTGAGAAGATTCTTTTGGATTTTAAATTTGCCTTAGACAATCATACCATAGTAGCTATTACGGATGTTTCCGGTAAAATAATATACGCTAATGAGCAGTTTTGTGCTATTACGAAATATTCAAGGGAAGAACTTATTGGAAAAGATCATAGAATTATAAATTCTGCGTATCATCCCAAAGAATTTTTTCAAACTCTCTGGGAGACAATCAAAAATAAAAAAGTATGGAAAGGAACCTTTCGTAACAAAGCAAAGGATGGGTCATTTTATTGGGTGCAAAGCACAATAGTTCCTTTTTTAAATACAGATGGAAATATCACTCAATATCTGTCTATCCGCACTGATATTACTGAGCAAAAACTAGCCGAAGAGGAAGTCGTAAAAGCAAAGGATGCAGCCGAAGCGGCTAACAAGGCGAAGTCGGAATTTCTTGCTAATATGAGTCATGAAATCAGAACTCCACTCAATGCGATAGTAGGCTTCTCAACTATATTGCAGGAGAAATTGGAAGGGAATAAGGTATTTACAGATTACTTAATTAATATTATCCAAAGTAGTAATGTGCTTCTTAATTTGATTAATGATATATTAGATATATCTAAAGTAGAAGCAGGTCGTTTAGTTGTAAATCCACAACCTATAAATTTAACTACTCTCATGAAAGAAGTTCAATCTATCTTTTTAATGAAAGCAACGGAAAAGGGAATTGATATAACTTTTACTATTTCGCAAAATACTCCTAAAAGAATTCTGATAGATGAAAAATATTTAAGGCAAATATTATTTAACCTCATTGGAAATGCTGTCAAATTTACACATAAGGGAAGTGTAGAAATAAATATTAAAACTTTTGATGATCCAGAAGACACCAGTAAAATAACCTTACACCTCTCTGTTACTGATACAGGAATTGGAATACCAAAAGAAGAATTGAATCGCATCTTCGAACCCTTTACGCAAGTGGCTAATCAAAATTATACTCTTTACGGTGGAACTGGACTTGGATTAACTATCACTCAAAGGTTAGTAGAGATACTCGGTGGAAATATTTCATTGGAAAGTGAATATCAAAAAGGAACTACTTTTATTGTATCTCTTTTTAATATCCCGGTAGGAACTTTAAACTTTGAAGAAGAAACGAAACAGAATAAGAGTTGGCTAAAAGAAATTCAATTTAAAAATCCGCTTATCATAATCGCAGAGGATATTTCTATCAATCGTAAATTATTGAAAGATTACTTGAAACCATCTAATGTTACAATTATTGAAGCAGAAAATGGAGAAGAATGTATAAGCATTGCCCGCAAAAATCGTCCTGATATAATTCTCATGGATATGCAAATGCCGATTATGGATGGTTACACGGCATCTAATATCATAAAGTTAGACAATGATTTAAAGGACATTCCAATTATAGCAATTACTGCATCGGGCAGTCAATTAAACAAAGAAAAGTTTAATAGTATAGTAAATGATTTTTTATTAAAGCCAGTTTTCAAATTTGACCTTTTAGAACTTCTCATAAAATACTTACCATATGAAAGAATAACTGAAAAGAATGGCGATGTAATTGATAATAGTCTAATATCTATTAGCTCCGAAGAAATCTTACCGAAAGAGGATAAGACTGAATTACTTCAATCTTTTATGCCCCAAATTTTAAGAATACAGAAATCATTAATCCTTGATGAATTAACCGAATTTGTTAATAGATTAGAAACATTTGCGGATAATAAGAATAATTCAAAACTAAAAGAATTCTGTTCACGATTGAACATTAGTATTGAGACATTCAATGTAGAAGATATCTACAAAATTTTAGGGCAATTAACTATCTACCTAGGCAAGGAGTAA
- a CDS encoding SpoIIE family protein phosphatase — protein sequence MESTKKHLILIVDDTIKNIQVLGNMLRNKGYNISIAVSGKEALESVKIKSPDLILLDIQMPEMDGFEVCKILKSNPETKEIPIMFLTAVTDPEKLVYGFELGAVDYITKPFNPAELYARVATHLEIKISREKLLDLYNKMDSDLKIATKAQASLITDKFPISKLFRFSSFYKPFYKIGGDLIAYEDYPSDTDQRIDLLFGDISGHGVSAALMSGIILLAFKIASAKETTPAEGLSIINQLITSLIAPYFFSGVYLKYYVHRGELHYSYAGHHPIVSMEGDEIVNLSGRGPVLALKPNATFNNYTFKLKKGNILLLYSDGMFEVFDSNRQLYGLDQFNETINKLKNISGKECLAELYENIHKYCNGNLQDDMTMLMLEILEETSNKS from the coding sequence ATGGAATCGACTAAAAAACATTTAATTCTAATCGTAGACGATACCATCAAAAACATTCAGGTATTAGGAAATATGCTTCGTAACAAAGGATATAATATTAGTATTGCTGTTTCCGGCAAAGAAGCACTCGAGTCTGTCAAAATAAAATCTCCCGATTTAATCTTGCTAGATATTCAAATGCCTGAAATGGATGGATTTGAAGTCTGTAAAATTCTTAAATCAAATCCTGAAACAAAAGAAATTCCTATCATGTTTTTAACAGCAGTCACTGATCCAGAAAAATTAGTGTATGGCTTTGAACTCGGTGCAGTGGATTATATTACTAAACCGTTTAATCCTGCCGAATTGTATGCACGAGTTGCAACACATCTAGAAATAAAAATCTCTCGTGAAAAACTCCTTGACCTTTATAATAAAATGGATAGTGACTTGAAAATTGCTACGAAAGCACAAGCTTCTTTGATAACCGATAAATTTCCCATATCAAAATTATTTCGATTTAGTAGTTTTTATAAACCTTTCTATAAAATTGGTGGTGATTTAATTGCCTATGAAGACTATCCATCTGACACTGATCAAAGGATAGATTTATTATTTGGAGATATTTCTGGACACGGAGTTTCTGCTGCTCTCATGTCTGGAATAATACTACTTGCCTTTAAAATTGCTTCCGCTAAAGAAACTACACCGGCGGAGGGGCTATCCATTATTAACCAATTAATTACATCTCTCATTGCTCCCTACTTTTTCTCTGGAGTTTATCTAAAATATTATGTGCATAGAGGAGAATTACATTATTCTTATGCTGGTCACCATCCAATTGTTTCTATGGAAGGGGATGAAATTGTAAATCTATCAGGAAGAGGACCTGTTCTTGCATTAAAACCAAATGCAACATTTAATAATTATACTTTTAAATTAAAAAAAGGAAATATACTTCTTTTATATTCTGATGGAATGTTTGAAGTTTTCGACTCGAATCGTCAACTTTATGGCTTAGACCAATTCAATGAAACTATCAACAAGTTAAAAAATATATCCGGCAAAGAGTGCTTAGCCGAACTTTATGAAAACATTCATAAGTATTGTAATGGAAACTTGCAAGATGATATGACAATGCTTATGCTAGAAATTCTAGAAGAGACATCCAATAAATCCTAA
- a CDS encoding NAD(P)/FAD-dependent oxidoreductase: MEKENHFDAIIIGSGMGALTTASILARLKNKKVLVLEKHFKLGGFTHTFKREGKYLWDVGIHYVGDMGKEEMLRKLFDIVTEGNVDWKKMNDPFERFMYPEITFDQYSTEEKFRSDLIETFPSEKVAIENYFSDVKSFSNWATRQFTLKAKPALLNSESSSFKLIGAKSPMLTTKEYMDTNFKDPVLKAVLVSQWGDYGLPPSESAFYMHAGLVVHYLRGGYYPVGGSGTIAESVKPIIEKNGGEMHIFSEVTEVILENGKAIGVKVKQTKGKSILDKEFFAPVIVSDAGVYNTYTKLIPKNIDLPNRDSISNFVTGASSVTLYLGFKDDPAKLGFKGENYWIYNSIDHEKNFAEKDNLLLGKPTACYASFPSLKDPKAESFTGEVISFVNYAPFAKWKNGEWKNRGSEYKELKERITEGMLNFMEERFPGYKDMVAFKELSTPLTNEYFTDHKAGTIYGIPCTPERYTKDWMGVKTPIENLFITGADACSPGISGALMGGFAAATVILGYNSMMGVMKDSAKL, from the coding sequence ATGGAAAAAGAAAATCATTTTGATGCAATTATAATCGGTTCCGGAATGGGTGCTCTTACTACTGCTAGCATTCTAGCAAGGCTCAAAAACAAAAAAGTTTTAGTTTTAGAAAAACATTTTAAGCTAGGCGGTTTTACACATACATTTAAGCGAGAAGGAAAATATCTCTGGGATGTAGGTATACACTATGTAGGCGACATGGGCAAAGAAGAAATGCTCCGCAAACTTTTTGATATTGTAACGGAAGGAAATGTAGATTGGAAAAAAATGAACGATCCATTTGAAAGGTTTATGTATCCCGAAATCACATTCGATCAGTATAGCACGGAAGAAAAATTTCGTTCTGATTTAATTGAAACCTTCCCATCCGAGAAAGTAGCTATTGAAAATTATTTTTCCGATGTAAAATCTTTTTCGAATTGGGCTACTCGTCAGTTTACGCTCAAAGCAAAGCCTGCTCTTCTAAATTCAGAATCCAGTAGCTTTAAATTAATCGGAGCAAAAAGTCCCATGCTCACCACCAAAGAATATATGGACACAAACTTCAAAGACCCGGTATTAAAAGCAGTGCTTGTGTCTCAATGGGGTGATTATGGTCTTCCTCCTTCTGAAAGCGCATTCTATATGCACGCTGGACTCGTGGTTCATTATCTGCGTGGCGGCTACTATCCCGTAGGCGGTTCAGGAACGATAGCCGAAAGCGTGAAGCCTATCATTGAAAAGAACGGCGGTGAAATGCATATATTCAGTGAAGTGACAGAAGTCATTCTAGAAAACGGAAAAGCAATAGGTGTAAAAGTCAAACAAACAAAGGGAAAAAGCATTCTCGACAAAGAATTCTTTGCACCCGTGATTGTCTCAGATGCAGGAGTATATAACACTTATACAAAACTCATTCCTAAAAATATTGATCTTCCCAATCGAGATAGTATTTCCAATTTTGTAACGGGGGCAAGTAGTGTTACCCTCTACTTGGGATTTAAAGACGATCCCGCAAAACTAGGATTCAAAGGAGAAAATTACTGGATTTACAATTCTATCGATCACGAAAAGAATTTTGCAGAAAAAGACAATCTACTTCTAGGTAAGCCTACTGCTTGTTATGCGTCCTTCCCTTCTCTCAAAGATCCGAAAGCAGAATCCTTCACAGGGGAAGTCATAAGCTTTGTAAACTATGCTCCCTTTGCCAAATGGAAGAATGGAGAATGGAAAAATCGTGGCTCTGAATACAAAGAATTAAAGGAGAGGATAACAGAAGGTATGCTTAACTTCATGGAAGAGCGCTTCCCCGGTTACAAAGATATGGTAGCATTTAAAGAACTCTCTACTCCTCTGACCAATGAATACTTTACAGACCACAAAGCAGGAACGATATACGGAATCCCCTGCACACCGGAACGTTATACGAAAGACTGGATGGGCGTCAAGACTCCAATCGAAAATCTTTTTATCACTGGGGCTGATGCTTGTTCACCTGGAATCTCTGGCGCTCTTATGGGTGGCTTCGCTGCGGCTACTGTAATTCTAGGATATAACAGCATGATGGGGGTAATGAAAGATTCCGCTAAGCTGTAG
- a CDS encoding TetR/AcrR family transcriptional regulator, with protein MKKTKSISSYHHGDLKKALIDSGVEILSEKGIKNLSLREAARRAGVSHTAPYRHFEDKDALLAAIAEEGFLRLIQKLEAGIAKYPNNPLQRHYAIGEAYVQFAVENPNHLQVMFGNVLEDYKKYASLKKVSEKSFGLLVETIKDCQKAGIVKKANAIQLALVAWSAIHGLSLLTIEKRNKWISENNSRIIKILGDVLFNGMRA; from the coding sequence ATGAAAAAAACAAAATCCATTTCTTCTTATCATCACGGCGATTTAAAGAAAGCACTGATTGATTCAGGTGTAGAAATACTGAGTGAAAAAGGAATCAAGAATCTAAGCTTGCGAGAAGCAGCCAGGCGTGCAGGAGTAAGTCATACGGCTCCCTATCGACATTTTGAAGACAAAGATGCACTTCTCGCCGCCATTGCTGAAGAAGGTTTTCTTAGGCTTATTCAAAAACTAGAAGCAGGCATTGCCAAATATCCGAATAATCCACTCCAGAGACATTATGCAATTGGAGAAGCATACGTTCAATTTGCTGTCGAAAATCCAAATCACCTACAGGTTATGTTTGGCAATGTATTAGAGGATTACAAGAAGTATGCGAGCCTCAAAAAAGTTTCTGAAAAATCATTTGGTCTCTTAGTTGAAACTATTAAGGACTGTCAAAAAGCAGGCATCGTAAAAAAAGCAAATGCAATTCAACTCGCTTTAGTTGCCTGGTCGGCAATTCACGGTTTGTCGCTATTAACAATCGAGAAGAGAAACAAATGGATTTCAGAAAACAACTCCCGTATTATTAAAATTTTGGGAGATGTTTTATTTAATGGAATGAGGGCTTGA
- a CDS encoding acyl-CoA desaturase — protein sequence METQIVEKSKVGSYISLVAFILISSSVLFVFTVPFTWGLFWLAVASYFVRMFAVTGVYHRYFSHNAYKTSRVMQFILGWLACTTQQKGPLWWAAHHRMHHKYSDTDKDLHSPKLTGFWNSHMLWFLKMENDAYDIKLVKDYAKYPEIVWLDKYHWVPALVFAIILGMFGFPALVYGYAVATFFLGHGTWTINSLTHIIGKPRFDAGDESKNNWFLAIITMGEGWHNNHHYYRHSANQGFYWYEYDFTYYILKLMSFVGLVWDLKKPPVHVLEEGMKLDALRKGKKEFKNLSGEWVPVTVRIPTAQTSG from the coding sequence ATGGAAACCCAAATAGTAGAAAAAAGCAAAGTAGGATCGTATATTTCATTGGTTGCATTTATACTGATTTCATCATCGGTTTTATTCGTATTCACCGTTCCTTTCACATGGGGACTTTTCTGGTTAGCGGTTGCATCTTATTTCGTAAGAATGTTTGCCGTAACCGGAGTTTATCATAGATATTTTTCGCACAACGCATATAAGACATCGCGGGTAATGCAGTTTATCCTTGGATGGCTTGCTTGCACAACTCAACAAAAAGGTCCACTCTGGTGGGCAGCTCACCATAGAATGCACCATAAGTATTCTGATACAGACAAAGATTTACATTCTCCTAAGCTAACAGGATTTTGGAATTCTCATATGCTATGGTTTCTAAAAATGGAAAATGACGCGTATGATATTAAGCTTGTTAAGGATTACGCTAAGTATCCCGAGATTGTTTGGTTGGATAAATACCACTGGGTCCCAGCTTTAGTATTCGCAATTATACTTGGAATGTTTGGCTTTCCAGCTTTAGTGTATGGATATGCAGTCGCTACTTTTTTCTTAGGACATGGAACTTGGACAATTAATTCTCTAACTCATATCATCGGTAAACCAAGATTTGACGCTGGTGACGAAAGTAAAAACAATTGGTTCTTAGCTATCATCACTATGGGTGAAGGCTGGCATAACAATCATCACTACTATAGACATTCAGCTAACCAAGGATTTTATTGGTATGAATATGATTTTACGTATTATATTCTTAAGCTAATGAGTTTTGTAGGACTAGTTTGGGATTTGAAAAAACCTCCCGTGCATGTATTAGAAGAAGGAATGAAACTAGACGCTTTGAGAAAAGGAAAGAAAGAATTCAAAAATCTTTCTGGAGAGTGGGTTCCTGTTACAGTTAGAATTCCAACAGCGCAAACGTCTGGTTAA
- the rmuC gene encoding DNA recombination protein RmuC — protein sequence MELVLITNLIVMIIFGLGGFYLAKFKYQAVNGVSPEELNALRNDNAVLQTKLEQATLSLNDKERLLKTEEDMTRNLGKDLATRSSELKSSDDRNKELEAKYDSLTSEFKSLQVKSIELEKNLSGRNIEFKTLEESMKKQKEEIEKLNTKFNDEFKSIANQILLNNSSSFNKQTGETLDTILKPLRENLEKFEKKVDSTRIEQAKETSSLKEQISLLEKLNTSMTEEARNLTNALRGDNKAQGNWGEGILERILDKSGLEKGRDYTIQQQFSSEDEKRYTPDVIVNLPDNKNLIIDSKVSLVAYDNYCSTDDKEQKAKYLKDHIDSLYNQIKMLSAKEYFKLKGLNTPDFVLLFIPIEPSFSLAMHEDPGIYNHAFDKNILLVTPTTLIGALRVISVIWKQEKQNRNVNEIAKEAGGMLDKFQGFVEDMKKIGDSIANTDKVYHSAFNKLSTGKGNLINRARKIESLGGKGSKALPEDLLGLEED from the coding sequence TTGGAACTAGTTCTCATCACAAACCTGATTGTAATGATCATTTTCGGTCTAGGAGGCTTTTATTTAGCCAAATTCAAATACCAAGCAGTAAATGGCGTTAGCCCGGAAGAGTTAAATGCCCTTCGAAATGATAATGCCGTTTTACAGACTAAGCTAGAGCAGGCGACTTTGTCTTTAAACGATAAAGAGCGTCTTCTTAAAACAGAAGAGGATATGACTCGCAACCTCGGAAAGGATTTGGCAACTAGAAGCTCTGAGTTAAAATCATCCGATGATCGCAATAAAGAATTGGAAGCAAAATATGATTCTTTAACCTCTGAATTCAAATCGCTTCAGGTTAAATCCATTGAACTAGAGAAAAATCTTTCAGGCAGAAATATAGAATTTAAAACGCTCGAAGAGAGTATGAAAAAACAAAAAGAAGAAATCGAAAAACTAAATACAAAGTTCAATGATGAATTTAAGAGTATTGCAAATCAAATTTTACTGAATAATTCTTCTTCCTTTAATAAACAAACGGGTGAAACACTGGATACTATCCTGAAACCGCTCAGAGAGAATCTAGAGAAATTCGAGAAGAAAGTAGATAGCACTCGTATAGAGCAAGCAAAAGAAACTAGTTCTCTAAAAGAGCAGATTTCTCTTTTGGAGAAATTGAATACCTCCATGACAGAAGAAGCGCGTAATCTAACGAATGCGCTCAGAGGAGATAATAAAGCTCAAGGAAATTGGGGGGAAGGAATCTTAGAAAGAATTCTAGACAAATCAGGACTTGAAAAAGGAAGAGATTATACTATCCAGCAACAGTTTAGTTCTGAAGATGAAAAGCGTTATACCCCTGACGTAATTGTAAATCTTCCCGACAACAAAAATCTGATTATCGACTCCAAGGTTTCTCTTGTTGCTTATGATAATTATTGTAGCACAGACGACAAAGAACAAAAAGCCAAATACCTAAAAGATCATATTGATTCTTTATATAATCAGATTAAAATGCTTTCCGCAAAAGAATACTTTAAACTAAAAGGACTCAACACTCCTGATTTCGTTTTATTGTTTATTCCAATAGAACCTTCCTTTTCACTCGCTATGCATGAAGACCCAGGAATCTACAATCATGCTTTTGATAAAAATATTTTACTCGTGACTCCTACAACTTTAATCGGAGCCTTGCGCGTAATCAGTGTTATCTGGAAACAAGAGAAACAAAATCGAAACGTAAATGAAATTGCAAAAGAAGCAGGTGGAATGCTAGATAAGTTTCAAGGATTTGTAGAGGACATGAAAAAAATCGGAGACTCTATTGCGAATACAGACAAAGTTTACCATTCTGCCTTTAATAAACTTTCTACGGGAAAAGGAAATCTAATCAATCGTGCACGGAAGATTGAAAGCCTAGGTGGCAAGGGAAGCAAAGCACTTCCGGAAGACCTACTTGGTTTAGAAGAGGATTAG
- a CDS encoding DUF1554 domain-containing protein, with protein sequence MGFLPNTSYFRTDGTTLIKTTNANSIFVFPLTNSFDTPGIPYWTGLNTDWTTSSNRCATDWTSTTGNGQAGQATMLTVASISGGGPPPCNAALPRLLCVQQ encoded by the coding sequence TTGGGTTTTTTACCAAATACTAGTTATTTTAGAACTGACGGAACAACTCTAATTAAGACAACCAATGCAAATAGTATTTTTGTGTTTCCTTTGACAAACTCCTTTGATACTCCGGGCATTCCTTATTGGACTGGTCTTAATACAGACTGGACAACTTCGTCAAACCGTTGCGCTACTGACTGGACATCGACAACGGGTAATGGGCAAGCTGGTCAAGCAACAATGCTCACAGTCGCAAGTATCAGCGGAGGTGGTCCCCCACCATGTAATGCAGCCCTCCCACGTTTACTTTGCGTCCAGCAGTAA
- a CDS encoding DUF1554 domain-containing protein: MKFIQKHTLYFFIAFPIVSCIPNLSPDLANIAYLSYLLRVPTSVSSSSSAPLTQTAIPGSITLTPTAGLITTESGLTASFTVVLDSLPTANVVIPISSSNTAEGTVSITSLTFTPANYNTPQTVFVNGVNDAIADGSISYKILTGNAISTDANYNGLDPSDVDVINADNDSIGITVSAISGNTNESGLTASFTVRLNSAPTANVTIPISSSNTAEGTVSTAILTFTPANYNTPQTVFVNGVDDSVADGNINYNIVIGNSTSGDASYHGLNPADLTLTNMDVGEKRTFISSSTLNGNLGGIAGADALCNSDGAKPSILPHTYKAMIVDGTNRKASNTANAGDGQVDWVFYQILVILELTEQL; this comes from the coding sequence ATGAAATTTATTCAAAAGCATACTTTATATTTTTTTATTGCATTTCCTATAGTAAGCTGCATACCGAATTTGTCTCCTGATTTGGCTAATATCGCTTATCTTTCATATCTCCTTCGGGTTCCTACATCTGTTTCGAGTTCAAGTTCAGCTCCTCTTACGCAAACTGCTATTCCAGGCAGTATTACTCTTACGCCCACAGCAGGACTTATTACAACGGAATCAGGACTCACTGCGAGTTTTACAGTCGTATTAGATTCTCTACCAACAGCTAATGTGGTAATTCCAATTTCTAGTTCCAATACCGCAGAAGGAACAGTTAGCATAACGAGTCTAACTTTCACACCGGCTAATTATAATACTCCACAAACAGTTTTTGTAAATGGAGTCAATGATGCAATTGCCGACGGAAGTATTTCTTATAAAATTTTGACCGGAAATGCAATTAGCACAGATGCAAACTATAACGGATTAGATCCATCTGATGTAGATGTAATTAACGCCGATAACGATTCTATTGGAATAACTGTAAGTGCCATCAGTGGAAATACAAATGAGTCTGGCCTCACTGCAAGTTTTACAGTTCGACTAAATTCTGCGCCGACTGCCAATGTGACCATTCCCATTTCTAGTTCCAATACCGCTGAGGGAACGGTTAGCACTGCAATTTTAACCTTCACACCGGCTAATTACAATACTCCACAAACAGTTTTTGTAAATGGAGTTGATGATTCCGTTGCAGACGGAAATATTAATTACAACATTGTGATTGGTAATTCAACCAGTGGTGATGCGAGTTATCATGGACTCAATCCAGCGGATTTAACTCTTACAAATATGGATGTAGGAGAAAAACGAACATTTATTTCTTCCTCTACTTTGAATGGAAACTTAGGTGGAATCGCAGGAGCCGATGCACTCTGTAATTCAGATGGAGCAAAGCCTTCCATTCTGCCGCATACATACAAAGCAATGATTGTGGATGGGACGAATCGAAAGGCTTCCAATACAGCAAATGCAGGCGATGGTCAAGTTGATTGGGTTTTTTACCAAATACTAGTTATTTTAGAACTGACGGAACAACTCTAA